A section of the Fusarium falciforme chromosome 8, complete sequence genome encodes:
- a CDS encoding Signal recognition particle 54 kDa protein encodes MVLQDLGRRINAAVNNLTREQNLDEKAFDAMLKEICAALLEADVNVRLVGQLRKSIRATVNFKELPPAVNKKRLIQKAVFDELVKLVDPHADSFRPKKGKSSVIMFVGLQGAGKTTTCTKLARHYQSRGFKSCLVCADTFRAGAFDQLKQNATKAKIPYYGSLTETDPAVVARAGVEQFKKDRFEVIIVDTSGRHRQESALFQEMIDIQNAIQPDETIMVLDASIGQQAESQAKAFKEAADFGAIIITKTDGHAHGGGAISAVAATHTPIVFIGTGEHMLDLERFAPQQFVQKLLGMGDMAGLMEHVQSLNLNQKDTIKHIQEGIFTVRDLRDQLSNIMKMGPLSKMAGMIPGMSNMMQGMDDEEGGAKLKRMIYICDSMTDKELDSDGKILIDQPTRMTRIARGSGTSVREVEDLLTQQRMMAGMAKKMGGNMKNMQRAQQAMGGGNKAQQLAAMQKRLQSMGGAGGAGGMPDMGSLMRMLGGGAGGGMPGGMDMQAMMRQMGMGGGMPGMPGGGGRGRR; translated from the exons ATGGTTCTTCAAGATCTCGGCCGTCGCATCAATGCGGCGGTCAATAATTTGACGCGCGAGCAGAATCTCGACGAAAAG GCCTTTGATGCCATGCTCAAGGAGATTTGCGCCGCCCTTCTCGAAGCCGATGTCAACGTGCGACTCGTTGGACAGCTCCGGAAATCGATTCGAGCCACCGTAAACTTCAAAGAACTTCCCCCCGCCGTCAACAAGAAGCGCCTCATCCAGAAAGCCGTCTTTGATGAACTCGTCAAACTCGTCGATCCCCACGCCGACTCGTTCCGAccgaagaagggcaagagcAGTGTCATCATGTTTGTTGGTCTGCAGGGTGCCGGTAAAACCACGACGTGTACAAAGCTGGCGAGGCATTACCAGTCGAGAGGCTTCAAGTCTTGCCTGGTGTGCGCCGATACCTTCCGAGCCGGTGCCTTTGATCAGCTGAAGCAGAACgctaccaaggccaagatcccATACTATGGTTCTCTCACGGAGACGGATCCTGCTGTTGTTGCGCGGGCCGGTGTGGAACAGTTCAAGAAGGATAGATTCGAGGTTATTATTGTTGATACCTCGGGTCGCCACCGTCAAGAGTCTGCTCTGTTCCAGGAGATGATTGACATTCAGAATGCCATCCAACCAGACGAGACCATCATGGTTCTTGATGCTTCTATCGGTCAGCAGGCCGAGTCGCAGGCCAAGGCTTTCAAGGAGGCTGCTGATTtcggtgccatcatcatTACAAAGACGGACGGTCACGCACACGGTGGTGGTGCCATCTCTGCGGTCGCAGCGACACACACTCCAATTGTCTTCATCGGTACTGGCGAGCACATGCTGGATCTCGAGCGATTTGCTCCTCAGCAGTTTGTGCAGAAGCTACTGGGCATGGGCGATATGGCCGGTCTGATGGAACACGTCCAGAGCCTGAACCTCAACCAAAAAGACACCATCAAGCACATCCAAGAGGGTATCTTTACGGTACGCGATCTCCGAGACCAACTATCCAACATTATGAAGATGGGACCTCTATCCAAGATGGCTGGCATGATTCCTGGCATGAGCAACATGATGCAGGGcatggacgacgaggagggaggcgccaagctcaagcgcATGATCTACATTTGCGACTCGATGACGGACAAGGAGCTTGACTCTGACGGCAAGATCCTCATCGATCAACCGACTCGAATGACACGAATTGCGCGAGGTTCAGGAACATCAGTACGCGAGGTTGAGGATCTCCTTACTCAACAGCGCATGATGGCTGgcatggccaagaagatgggtGGAAACATGAAGAACATGCAGAGGGCACAGCAGGCTATGGGAGGTGGTAACAAGGCACAACAGCTAGCCGCGATGCAGAAGCGACTGCAGAGCATGGGCGGCGCTGGAGGTGCCGGAGGTATGCCCGACATGGGTAGTTTGATGAGGATGCTGGGAGGCGGAGCAGGTGGAGGTATGCCTGGAGGCATGGACATGCAGGCTATGATGCGACAGATGGGTATGGGCGGCGGCATGCCTGGTATgcccggaggaggaggccgtgGTAGGCGATGA
- a CDS encoding Phosphomevalonate kinase: MATLDFLKKALWEKGTGTASTTPRLSDSQYLHGFSILARGSNAYQDFIIPQLAQLAPLVNSDSPISVLEIGPRPKSILGYLPEHLRKKIGKYSALEPNQLFDGTKKAREAVQWVYDAEKLLPLSAGVYGADLGPDPRDKTLAAWAFGPNRTRLAKLKRRLDPGNVLAYTCPFLEAPKQKLVILVTGESGSGKDYCADIWASVFVMSAIRARVVSISDEIKREYAAATGADLGRLLSDRAYKEEHRPELTEFFKEKLMKRPEPRKEHFLKAMKNVVDVDVLMITGMRDEAPLFAEGAKRHLLPFFHEDLERLASMVPTIPDYPTPVDFRHVLNIASSPNGLTLCTSLFKTHFAGDWAKVDAIASCEVGGFLFASPLAQQLDKPLVPIRKAGKLPPQVVLVPKLSSHVSSLAERYSTEQGIEVNPDLISEGVSVVVVDDVLATGTTLCAVLQLLCKAGARVEDISVMIVAEFPYHGGRGFLQKHDFGSVNIQRLLVFGGA, encoded by the exons ATGGCGACTCTCGACTTCCTCAAGAAAGCCCTTTGGGAGAAAGGAACCGGGACAGCGTCTACTACTCCACGACTGTCTGACTCGCAGTACCTTCATGGCTTCAGTATCTTGGCTCGAGGATCAAACGCCTACCAAGACTTCATCATCCCTCAGCTGGCTCAGCTGGCTCCTCTTGTAAACTCAGATTCTCCCATCTCAGTCCTCGAAATCGGCCCCCGCCCCAAGAGCATCCTTGGATACCTGCCTGAGCACCTGCGAAAGAAGATTGGGAAATACTCCGCACTCGAGCCCAACCAGCTGTTC GACGGCACCAAAaaagctcgagaagctgtGCAATGGGTTTATGATGCCGAGAAGTTATTGCCCCTGAGCGCCGGAGTGTATGGGGCTGATCTCGGACCGGACCCGAGAGACAAGACACTGGCAGCCTGGGCTTTTGGACCAAACCGGACCCGTCTTGCAAAGCTCAAACGCCGCCTGGATCCGGGCAATGTTTTGGCATATACCTGCCCTTTCCTGGAGGCACCAAAGCAGAAGCTTGTGATCCTCGTCACGGGCGAGAGCGGTTCTGGTAAAGACTACTGTGCCGACATCTGGGCCTCTGTCTTCGTCATGAGTGCAATCAGAGCTCGTGTTGTCAGCATTAGCGATGAGATCAAGCGAGAATACGCCGCTGCTACCGGTGCTGACCTGGGACGTCTCCTCTCGGACCGGGCTTACAAGGAAGAGCATCGACCAGAATTGACCGAGTTCTTCAAGGAAAAGCTAATGAAACGACCTGAGCCCCGAAAGGAACATTTCCTGAAGGCGATGAAGAACGTTGTGGATGTGGACGTGTTGATGATTACTGGGATGAGAGACGAGGCGCCACTG TTCGCCGAGGGTGCCAAACGCCATCTACTTCCATTCTTCCATGAAGATCTGGAACGCCTGGCCAGCATGGTGCCCACCATCCCGGATTATCCAACCCCAGTTGACTTCCGCCACGTGCTTAACATTGCCTCGAGCCCCAACGGACTGACTCTGTGTACTTCTTTGTTCAAGACTCACTTTGCAGGGGACTGGGCCAAAGTCGATGCCATAGCTTCCTGCGAAGTTGGCGGCTTTCTCTTTGCGTCGCCCTTGGCCCAGCAGCTCGATAAACCCTTGGTACCGATCCGCAAGGCCGGTAAACTGCCTCCGCAAGTTGTATTGGTCCCCAAGTTGTCATCGCACGTCTCGTCTTTGGCGGAGCGTTATTCTACAGAGCAGGGGATTGAGGTGAACCCAGATTTGATCTCCGAGGGTGTGTCAGTTGTGGTGGTTGACGATGTACTTGCCACAGGGACAACGCTTTGTGCTGTGCTCCAACTGCTGTGTAAAGCTGGAGCTCGCGTTGAGGACATCAGCGTCATGATTGTGGCCGAGTTTCCCTATCACGGTGGTCGAGGATTCTTGCAGAAGCATGATTTTGGAAGTGTCAACATCCAGAGACTTTTGGTCTTTGGCGGTGCGTAG
- a CDS encoding Peptidase A1 domain-containing protein, with translation MKLTSALVAGLATASAEPLTKVARSAKPIKVKLNNWWDGTDYQWYGKISVGTPGQEFNLLFDTGSTDLVLPKKGCTSCSNYTTYDPSKSSTYSKEPNYQYEASYGTAGNAEPLAKPVTMQGRIVTDVVTIGDATAENQTFFLSDEYPKELGENPLGPNIDGIFGLGPPGASVFNHEFNKTFTTSFWNLVKSGQLPPVFSLFLNSGRDSASGEATLGGIDSSKYEGELIKVPFNATVTAMVGEWFIDNPTFYIDKKSVKNSATGKPFTQAVSLLDTGTAFIMAPDHQTAKDMYAGISPEIKLLDKLGVWGAPCNVMEKLKPELTFTVGSGDKLVNLTMPADAFNLGEHPDHPGKCQGVILHSPEPISELATVWVIGSPVLKGYYTVWDGQNLELGVGILKESTGNATETSSPASTPTSEAGVLEPYWGLFAVLAGVFFI, from the exons ATGAAGCTTACCTCTGCCCTCGTTGCTGGCCTAGCCACGGCTTCAGCTGAACCTCTCACAAAGGTTGCTCGATCTGCAAAGCCCATCAAAGTGAAGCTCAACAATTGGTGGGACGGTACCGACTACCAGTGGTACGGCAAGATCTCTGTCGGCACTCCTGGGCAAGAATT CAACCTCCTCTTCGATACCGGCTCTACAGACCTCGTCCTGCCCAAGAAAGGATGCACATCCTGCAGCAACTACACCACCTATGACCCTTCAAAGTCATCCACGTACTCTAAAGAGCCCAACTACCAGTACGAGGCTAGCTATGGTACTGCTGGCAACGCCGAGCCCCTGGCCAAACCTGTCACCATGCAAGGTCGAATCGTCACGGACGTGGTCACCATTGGCGACGCCACAGCCGAGAACCAAACCTTTTTCCTCAGTGACGAGTATCCCAAAGAGCTTGGCGAGAACCCTCTGGGCCCCAACATCGATGGCATCTTTGGTCTCGGCCCCCCAGGAGCATCTGTGTTTAACCACGAGTTTAACAAGACCTTTACGACTTCGTTTTGGAACCTCGTCAAGTCGGGACAACTTCCGCCAGTATTTTCACTGTTTCTCAACTCTGGCCGTGATTCTGCCTCTGGTGAAGCCACACTTGGCGGCATCGACTCTTCCAAGTATGAAGGAGAGTTGATCAAGGTCCCATTCAACGCTACTGTTACAGCAATGGTCGGAGAGTGGTTCATCGATAACCCTACCTTTTATATTGACAAGAAATCCGTCAAGAACTCTGCCACAGGCAAACCATTCACGCAGGCTGTGTCTCTTCTCGACACTGGTACCGCGTTCATCATGGCACCAGATCACCAAACTGCCAAGGATATGTATGCTGGAATCAGCCCTGagatcaagctcctcgacaagcttgGCGTCTGGGGAGCTCCTTGCAATGtgatggagaagctcaagccaGAATTGACCTTTACTGTTGGATCTGGCGACAAACTGGTCAACCTCACCATGCCCGCGGATGCCTTCAACTTGGGAGAACATCCCGATCACCCCGGAAAGTGTCAGGGTGTCATCCTTCACTCTCCCGAGCCTATCAGTGAGCTTGCAACCGTGTGGGTGATTGGAAGTCCTGTTCTGAAGGGCTACTACACTGTCTGGGATGGTCAGAACCTGGAGCTTGGAGTGGGAATTCTGAAGGAATCTACTGGCAATGCTACAGAGACTAGCTCTCCGGCAAGCACACCCACCTCTGAGGCTGGAGTTTTGGAACCTTACTGGGGGCTTTTTGCGGTCTTGGCCGGGGTATTCTTTATCTAG